Below is a window of Bacillota bacterium DNA.
AGGTGGAAGGTCCGCCCCGCCAGGTACTAGGTCCGGGCTGTGTGCTGCTAGAATAGGGAGGGATCCGTTTTTGCTCCGGCCCCCACGCAACATGTAAGGAATATGGAAGCTGGCGCCGGCATGATGAGATTATCGAGAAATCACCTGAAAGGATGTGATACCTCGGATATTTCCAGGTTAATGAGGTACTGTTTGAGTTCCAACCCTCCTCCATATCCAGTGAGGGATCCATCCTTACCCACCACCCGGTGGCAGGGCACGATAATGGGGACAGGGTTTGCGGCATTGGCGGCGCCCACGGCTCTAACCGCCCTTGGGCTGCCGATTTCGCTGGCGACCCGCGCATAGGAGGCGGTAGAGCCATATGGTATCTGCCTTACGTACTCCCAAACCCTGCGCTGAAAGGCGGTTCCCCTCAGATCAAGGGGCACTGAGAAAAGGGTGAGTTTATGGGACAGGTATGAACGGATTTCATACTCAGCACGTGAATTGTGATCCTGCGGGGCGCCTTGCAGTCTATGCTTCGGCTGTTGTATGATGTTCTTCGGTCCGAAGATCTTATATAACCATGTGAAAAAACTCTCCTGCGGTTCAGTCGGCAGCAGCAATCGAACGACCCCGGCATCGGTAGATGCCACAAAGAATACCCCAAGCGGAGTTTCGAATGCGGTATATATGGCTACATTTCGAGATTGCGACCCAGTATTCATATAGATTCCCCCTCTCTGCCTTCCATTCCCACTATTCTCCATAGATTTTATTTTTACCTTCACCCAAAAGGATGATTTTTGGGGGTACGCGTGGTGACATGCTGACCGAGACCGAGTCATGACTACGAATGCTGCATTCA
It encodes the following:
- a CDS encoding methylated-DNA--[protein]-cysteine S-methyltransferase produces the protein MNTGSQSRNVAIYTAFETPLGVFFVASTDAGVVRLLLPTEPQESFFTWLYKIFGPKNIIQQPKHRLQGAPQDHNSRAEYEIRSYLSHKLTLFSVPLDLRGTAFQRRVWEYVRQIPYGSTASYARVASEIGSPRAVRAVGAANAANPVPIIVPCHRVVGKDGSLTGYGGGLELKQYLINLEISEVSHPFR